One genomic region from Bacillus sp. SLBN-46 encodes:
- the speB gene encoding agmatinase, with the protein MRFDEAYSGNVFIKSHPSFEESQVVLYGMPMDWTVSYRPGSRFGPARIREVSIGLEEYSAYLDRELEEVKYFDAGDIPLPFGNPQRSIDMIEEYVDSILAAGKFPLGMGGEHLVSWPVMKAMYKKYPDLAIIHFDAHTDLREHYEGEPLSHSTPIRKIAEHIGPKNVYSFGIRSGMKEEFEWAKQNGMHISKFEVLEPLKEILPTLAGRPVYVTIDIDVLDPAHAPGTGTVDCGGITSKELLASIHAIARSEVNVVGGDLVEVAPIYDPSEQTANTASKLIREMILGWVK; encoded by the coding sequence ATGCGTTTTGATGAGGCTTATTCGGGTAATGTGTTTATTAAGAGTCATCCGAGTTTTGAGGAGAGTCAAGTGGTTCTTTATGGGATGCCGATGGATTGGACGGTAAGTTACCGCCCGGGTTCTCGTTTCGGCCCTGCTCGTATCCGCGAGGTTTCCATTGGTCTTGAAGAGTACAGTGCGTACCTTGACCGTGAGCTTGAAGAGGTTAAATATTTCGACGCGGGTGATATTCCGCTTCCGTTCGGAAATCCGCAGCGAAGCATTGATATGATTGAAGAGTATGTGGATTCGATTCTTGCTGCAGGCAAATTTCCACTTGGTATGGGTGGAGAGCATCTTGTTTCATGGCCGGTGATGAAGGCGATGTATAAGAAGTATCCTGATTTAGCTATCATCCATTTTGATGCACACACCGATTTGCGCGAGCATTATGAGGGCGAGCCGTTGTCGCACTCGACGCCGATTCGTAAAATTGCCGAGCATATCGGACCGAAAAATGTGTATTCTTTCGGAATTCGTTCAGGTATGAAGGAAGAATTTGAGTGGGCGAAGCAAAATGGCATGCATATTTCTAAATTCGAAGTGCTTGAGCCTTTAAAAGAAATCTTGCCAACACTTGCTGGGCGTCCGGTATATGTAACAATTGATATCGATGTATTGGACCCAGCGCACGCACCTGGAACGGGTACGGTGGATTGTGGCGGAATCACTTCTAAAGAGCTTCTTGCTTCGATTCATGCGATTGCTCGTTCTGAAGTGAACGTTGTAGGTGGAGACCTTGTTGAGGTTGCTCCAATTTACGATCCTTCTGAACAAACAGCCAACACGGCGAGCAAGTTAATCCGTGAAATGATTTTAGGATGGGTGAAATAG
- a CDS encoding H-type small acid-soluble spore protein, whose product MNVGRAKEIMESADMINVTYDGTPVIIQNVDETTRMARIYSRKDPENERDVPVLNLIEE is encoded by the coding sequence ATGAATGTTGGAAGAGCAAAGGAAATTATGGAATCAGCCGATATGATTAACGTGACGTACGATGGAACGCCGGTGATTATTCAAAACGTGGATGAAACAACCAGAATGGCCCGGATTTATTCCAGGAAAGACCCAGAGAACGAAAGAGATGTGCCTGTTTTAAATCTAATAGAGGAATAA
- a CDS encoding YwhD family protein — MDEKKKKLGFNIIKKSDPMDNHKGFGKGVLSLDNVSPVFIDIDAGEAVIDVGAMHARSVVEKGIKFLPNKEEVPNGKPYWLVWVTIDRHEEGPYYAGVTACYMTVDREIRRGYKSLPEHVNRMDKSLKRHIIVADMDDKSKQVLADFLKNHNEVLWNNSTDELKQGLNAQ, encoded by the coding sequence ATGGATGAAAAAAAGAAGAAGCTAGGTTTTAACATAATAAAGAAAAGCGATCCAATGGATAACCATAAAGGGTTTGGAAAAGGAGTGTTGAGCCTTGATAATGTGTCGCCTGTCTTCATTGATATCGATGCGGGAGAAGCGGTAATCGATGTAGGTGCGATGCATGCCCGCAGTGTGGTGGAGAAGGGAATCAAATTTTTACCGAATAAAGAAGAGGTTCCAAATGGTAAGCCGTATTGGCTGGTGTGGGTGACGATTGACCGCCATGAAGAGGGACCTTATTATGCCGGTGTGACAGCTTGCTACATGACGGTTGACCGCGAAATCCGCCGTGGCTATAAATCGCTTCCAGAGCATGTTAACCGCATGGATAAGTCGCTTAAACGCCATATTATCGTTGCTGATATGGATGACAAGTCAAAGCAAGTGCTAGCGGACTTTTTGAAAAATCATAATGAAGTATTGTGGAATAATTCTACAGACGAATTGAAACAAGGGTTAAATGCTCAGTAA
- the uvsE gene encoding UV DNA damage repair endonuclease UvsE has translation MKIRFGYVSTAITLWDASPAKTLTYTRYQQLSPEERTEKLLDVTRQNIEHTKRMLYFNLAHEIEVYRMSSSIVPLATHPEVRWDFTTPFKKEWEELGDLVRNNHLRVSFHPNQFTLFTSPKNTITKNAVIDMSYHYQMFEAMGIADKGLINIHIGGAYGDKQETLIRFHQNLTNLPANIKQVMTLENDDKTYTAEETLMVCEKETIPLVFDYHHHMANLSEAPLEELWPRIVQTWEHVPHIPKIHISSPKSEKEFRSHADFVDPEFIMPFLQLLKESGQDVDFMIEAKSKDQAALKLIEDLSKLRGYKRISGGTIEIK, from the coding sequence ATGAAAATTCGTTTTGGCTATGTTTCGACTGCCATAACTTTATGGGATGCATCTCCGGCTAAGACGCTCACCTACACCCGTTATCAGCAGCTTAGCCCCGAGGAGCGCACAGAAAAGCTGCTGGATGTGACGAGGCAAAATATCGAGCACACGAAACGAATGCTGTATTTCAATCTTGCGCATGAAATCGAAGTCTATCGGATGTCTAGCTCCATTGTCCCCCTCGCCACCCATCCAGAGGTGCGCTGGGACTTTACCACCCCCTTCAAAAAGGAGTGGGAAGAGCTTGGCGACCTGGTTCGGAACAATCACCTGCGGGTTAGCTTCCATCCCAATCAATTTACTTTGTTTACCTCACCAAAAAACACTATTACCAAAAATGCGGTCATCGACATGAGCTATCATTATCAAATGTTTGAAGCGATGGGGATTGCCGATAAAGGCTTGATTAATATACATATCGGTGGTGCTTACGGGGATAAGCAGGAGACTTTGATTCGTTTTCACCAAAACTTAACCAACCTACCGGCCAACATTAAACAAGTGATGACGTTAGAAAATGATGATAAGACCTATACCGCAGAAGAAACGCTAATGGTCTGTGAAAAAGAAACCATTCCCTTGGTGTTTGACTATCACCACCATATGGCAAATCTGTCTGAAGCCCCGCTAGAAGAGCTGTGGCCGCGGATTGTCCAGACGTGGGAGCATGTGCCGCATATACCCAAAATTCATATATCCTCGCCCAAATCGGAAAAAGAATTCCGCTCTCATGCAGATTTTGTGGATCCGGAATTCATTATGCCTTTTTTACAACTGTTGAAGGAGTCCGGTCAGGATGTCGATTTCATGATTGAAGCCAAGTCGAAAGACCAGGCAGCACTGAAGCTTATCGAGGATTTAAGTAAACTGCGGGGATATAAGCGGATCAGTGGTGGGACGATTGAAATAAAATAA
- a CDS encoding YwgA family protein produces MLKDHAKLMQAILVSGEITGRKKLQKMIYIAKKVDFPFQERFQFHFYGPYSEELTTRVEELCNMGFLNEVKEKKGGYFQYRYTLTDAGKEFLSMNNVDMPCLQDCLVDMNEQNARFLELVSTVLYFDNLPKEEVANKVFTLKSSQRYTEAEIDEAYQYIESLKAKVQ; encoded by the coding sequence TTGTTAAAAGATCATGCGAAGCTGATGCAGGCAATTTTAGTTTCCGGCGAAATTACGGGGAGAAAAAAGCTGCAAAAGATGATATATATTGCAAAAAAGGTTGATTTTCCATTTCAAGAGCGGTTTCAGTTCCATTTTTACGGCCCATACTCTGAGGAATTGACCACAAGAGTAGAAGAGCTTTGTAATATGGGTTTCCTGAATGAAGTGAAAGAGAAAAAGGGCGGCTACTTTCAATACCGCTACACACTGACGGATGCTGGGAAAGAGTTCTTGAGCATGAATAATGTGGACATGCCCTGCCTGCAGGATTGCCTCGTGGATATGAATGAGCAGAATGCTAGATTCCTTGAGCTTGTGTCTACGGTTTTATATTTTGATAATCTTCCAAAGGAAGAGGTTGCGAATAAGGTATTTACGTTGAAAAGCAGCCAGCGCTATACGGAAGCAGAAATTGATGAGGCTTACCAGTATATTGAAAGCTTGAAGGCGAAAGTACAGTAA
- a CDS encoding DUF1934 domain-containing protein, with protein sequence MSTHEIPMKIKVKTTIEQDGDNETYELMVFGRYLEKDGASFLKYEEVQDEGSVRTIVKVADQDALILRGGAVKMRLPFRLNKVLRGSYEMPFGVFETLTMAKRLEHSFENGQGLIDILYDFKMQGSPGGTYRLEITFEEDGK encoded by the coding sequence TTGTCTACTCATGAGATTCCAATGAAGATTAAGGTGAAAACGACGATTGAGCAGGACGGGGACAATGAGACCTATGAGTTAATGGTGTTTGGCCGTTATCTTGAGAAGGATGGTGCCTCGTTTCTTAAATATGAGGAAGTGCAGGACGAAGGTAGTGTTCGCACGATTGTGAAGGTGGCGGATCAGGACGCATTGATCTTACGAGGCGGTGCGGTGAAGATGCGGTTGCCGTTTCGGTTGAATAAGGTACTTCGCGGAAGTTATGAGATGCCGTTTGGTGTGTTTGAAACGTTGACGATGGCTAAAAGGTTGGAGCATTCGTTTGAAAATGGCCAAGGCTTGATTGATATATTGTATGATTTTAAGATGCAGGGTTCGCCCGGTGGTACATATCGATTAGAAATTACCTTTGAGGAGGATGGGAAATGA
- the speE gene encoding spermidine synthase, protein MSIWFTEKQTENFGITMKVNKTLHTEQTEFQKLDMIETEEWGNMLLLDDMVMTSVKDEFVYHEMVAHVPLFTHPNPENVLVVGGGDGGVIREVLKHPSVKKATLVDIDGKVIEYSKKFLPEIAGKLEDPRVDVRVDDGFMHIANSENEYDVIMVDSTEPVGPAVNLFTKGFYAGISKALKEDGIFVAQSDNPWFKADLIRNVQRDVKEIFPITRLYVANIPTYPSGLWAFTIGSKKYDPLEVSEDRFHEIETKYYTKELHKAAFVLPKFVGDLVK, encoded by the coding sequence ATGTCAATCTGGTTTACAGAAAAGCAAACCGAAAATTTCGGTATCACAATGAAAGTAAATAAAACATTACATACAGAGCAAACGGAATTTCAAAAGTTAGATATGATCGAAACAGAAGAGTGGGGCAACATGCTTCTATTAGATGACATGGTTATGACTTCTGTTAAAGACGAATTTGTTTACCATGAAATGGTGGCACATGTGCCTTTATTCACACACCCAAACCCTGAAAACGTACTAGTTGTTGGCGGCGGCGACGGTGGCGTAATCCGTGAAGTGTTAAAGCACCCAAGCGTGAAGAAAGCAACGCTTGTTGATATTGACGGGAAAGTTATCGAGTATTCTAAGAAGTTCCTTCCTGAAATTGCTGGCAAGCTAGAAGACCCACGCGTAGATGTACGTGTAGACGACGGTTTCATGCACATTGCGAACAGTGAAAATGAGTATGATGTAATCATGGTTGACTCTACAGAACCAGTGGGTCCTGCAGTAAACCTATTTACTAAAGGATTCTATGCTGGGATTTCAAAGGCATTAAAAGAAGACGGAATCTTCGTAGCTCAATCAGATAACCCTTGGTTCAAAGCGGACTTAATTCGCAACGTACAACGCGATGTAAAGGAAATCTTCCCAATCACTCGCCTGTATGTAGCCAACATTCCTACGTACCCAAGCGGCTTATGGGCATTTACAATCGGTTCAAAGAAATACGATCCATTAGAAGTAAGCGAAGACCGCTTCCACGAAATCGAAACAAAATACTACACAAAAGAACTGCACAAAGCAGCATTCGTATTGCCTAAATTCGTTGGCGACTTAGTGAAATAA
- a CDS encoding site-2 protease family protein — MEHFLAYPLKEIPYVVITLMFAFTFHEFAHAYVAYKFGDMTAKKQGRLTLNPIQHLDPFGTILILIAGFGWARPVPVNRFYFKKPRLAGVLVSVAGPLSNLVLASIGFIVWYALNRFGSIPSDNFIDFLNIFINLNVVLFIFNLLPLPPLDGYRIVEDLAPNHIRAKMTQYEQYGVLIFLILVITPLDQFTIQPIFGVVIPWVLEGLSNLFYSMFF; from the coding sequence TTGGAACATTTTCTTGCCTATCCACTAAAAGAGATTCCCTATGTTGTCATTACGCTTATGTTTGCGTTCACCTTTCATGAATTTGCACATGCCTATGTAGCCTATAAATTCGGTGATATGACAGCTAAAAAACAAGGGCGCTTGACGCTTAATCCAATCCAGCACCTTGACCCATTTGGAACAATCTTGATTCTGATCGCCGGCTTCGGCTGGGCTCGTCCTGTCCCGGTAAATCGGTTCTATTTTAAAAAACCGCGACTGGCTGGCGTTCTTGTTTCTGTTGCAGGGCCTTTAAGCAATCTAGTCTTAGCTTCGATTGGCTTTATCGTTTGGTATGCATTAAACCGTTTTGGTTCTATACCATCTGATAATTTTATTGATTTCCTCAATATATTTATTAATCTAAACGTCGTATTATTTATCTTTAATCTACTCCCACTTCCGCCTCTTGATGGCTATCGGATCGTGGAGGATTTAGCACCGAATCATATTCGTGCTAAAATGACCCAGTATGAACAGTATGGAGTATTAATCTTTTTAATATTAGTCATTACACCACTGGACCAATTTACAATTCAGCCGATCTTTGGTGTCGTCATCCCGTGGGTATTAGAGGGATTAAGTAATCTCTTTTATAGTATGTTTTTTTAG
- a CDS encoding HD domain-containing protein, giving the protein MQYSAEKLSEEKVFKDPVHRYVHVRDLAIWDLIGTKEFQRLRRIKQLGTTFLTFHGAEHSRFNHSLGVYEIVRRIIDDVFVGRPEWNDDDRLLTLCAALLHDLGHGPFSHSFEKVFGFDHEDFTRAIILGDTEVNRVLLKVGPDFPTQVAEVIEKTSEKKLVVSLISSQIDADRMDYLQRDAYFTGVSYGQFDMERILRVMRPREDQVVIKKSGMHAVEDYIMSRYQMYWQVYFHPVSRSAEVILTKILHRAKQLFEENYSFKYEPFHFTSFFHEKATLEDYLKLDESVIMYYFQIWQEEADPILSDLCLRFVNRNLFKYAEFDPAKEYKKLAELTSLFQKAGMDPEYYLVVDSSSDLPYDFYRPGEEEERLPIHLLMKNGDLRELSRESEIVDAISGKRRTDHKLYYPADFLESDSGCKESKAKIRALLES; this is encoded by the coding sequence ATGCAATATTCGGCGGAAAAACTGAGTGAAGAAAAAGTGTTTAAAGACCCCGTCCACCGCTACGTCCACGTGCGTGATTTGGCAATTTGGGACTTGATTGGAACAAAAGAGTTTCAGCGCTTACGGCGAATTAAACAGCTTGGAACGACCTTTTTAACCTTTCATGGTGCAGAGCACAGCAGATTCAACCATTCGCTGGGAGTATACGAAATCGTCCGCCGGATTATCGACGATGTGTTTGTTGGAAGGCCGGAATGGAACGATGACGATCGACTTCTCACCCTGTGTGCGGCCCTTCTCCATGACCTGGGGCACGGACCGTTTTCCCACTCCTTTGAAAAAGTCTTTGGTTTCGACCACGAAGATTTTACCCGCGCTATTATTTTAGGTGATACAGAAGTCAATCGTGTGCTCTTGAAGGTGGGACCGGATTTTCCTACTCAAGTAGCTGAAGTGATTGAAAAAACATCCGAGAAAAAGCTTGTTGTGAGTCTGATTTCTAGCCAAATTGATGCTGACCGCATGGATTATTTGCAACGGGATGCGTATTTTACCGGTGTCAGCTATGGGCAATTTGATATGGAACGGATTCTACGCGTGATGCGGCCTAGAGAAGACCAGGTTGTGATTAAAAAGAGCGGTATGCACGCGGTCGAAGATTATATTATGAGCCGCTACCAGATGTATTGGCAGGTTTATTTTCATCCTGTAAGCCGCAGTGCGGAGGTTATTTTGACAAAAATCCTCCATCGTGCGAAGCAGTTATTTGAAGAAAACTATTCTTTCAAATATGAACCTTTTCACTTTACGTCCTTCTTTCATGAAAAAGCGACATTAGAAGACTATTTAAAATTAGATGAGTCTGTTATTATGTATTATTTTCAAATTTGGCAGGAAGAGGCCGACCCAATATTGAGCGACCTTTGCCTTCGTTTTGTGAATCGTAATCTATTCAAATATGCAGAATTTGACCCTGCGAAGGAATACAAGAAGCTTGCTGAGTTAACTTCCTTATTTCAAAAGGCAGGAATGGACCCTGAATATTATTTAGTGGTCGATTCATCTTCTGACCTACCGTATGATTTTTATCGCCCGGGTGAGGAAGAGGAACGGCTGCCGATTCATTTGTTAATGAAAAACGGAGATTTACGGGAGCTTTCCCGAGAGTCAGAGATTGTGGATGCCATTTCGGGAAAAAGAAGAACTGATCATAAGCTTTATTATCCAGCTGATTTTCTTGAGAGTGATTCCGGCTGTAAGGAGAGTAAAGCGAAAATCCGTGCTCTTTTGGAAAGTTGA
- a CDS encoding 2-hydroxymuconate tautomerase, with translation MPYVTVKMLEGRTEDQKRALVAKVTDAVSETTGAPKENITVFIEEMSKNHYGVAGVRASDK, from the coding sequence ATGCCATACGTTACAGTCAAAATGTTAGAAGGACGTACTGAAGACCAAAAAAGAGCCTTAGTGGCTAAAGTAACTGACGCTGTCAGCGAAACAACAGGCGCTCCAAAAGAAAACATCACCGTTTTCATTGAGGAAATGAGCAAGAACCACTACGGCGTCGCCGGAGTCCGCGCTAGTGACAAATAA
- the argS gene encoding arginine--tRNA ligase, with the protein MNIVEMTQSKIKEEIRAAVLKAELATEDQIPDVILEIPKDKAHGDYSTNMAMQLARVAKKAPRMIAEALVEHFDRSKASIEKIELAGPGFINFYMNNAYLTDLIPTVLKAGEKYGETTVGGGQKIQVEFVSANPTGDLHLGHARGAAVGDSLCNVLAKAGYAVSREYYINDAGNQINNLAKSVEVRYFQALGIDKEMPEDGYHGADIVGIGQALADEFGDKYVNVAEEERFEFFREYGLKVEMAKLKKDLEDFRVGFDVWYSETSLYKNGKIDEALDALRATGYIYEEDGATWLRSMDFGDDKNRVLIKQDGSYTYLTPDIAYHKDKLDRGFEKLINIWGADHHGYIPRMKAALQALGYDRDTLEVEIIQLVHLYKNGEKMKMSKRTGKAVTMRDLVDEVGLDATRYFFAMRSSDTHMDFDLDLAVSESNENPVYYAQYAHARISSILRSGEEQGVKVDESADFSLVSAEKEMDLLKKVGEFPAAVGEAAVKRMPHRITNYIFDLASTFHSFYNAEKVLDMDNVERTKARLALVRSVQITLKNALALIGVSAPEKM; encoded by the coding sequence ATGAATATAGTAGAGATGACGCAAAGTAAGATCAAGGAAGAGATTCGGGCGGCGGTTCTGAAGGCAGAGCTTGCGACGGAGGACCAGATTCCTGATGTAATCCTGGAGATTCCAAAGGATAAGGCGCACGGGGATTATTCGACGAACATGGCGATGCAGTTGGCTCGTGTGGCGAAGAAGGCGCCGCGGATGATTGCGGAAGCGTTGGTTGAGCATTTCGACCGCTCGAAGGCATCGATTGAAAAGATTGAGCTGGCGGGACCAGGGTTTATCAATTTTTATATGAATAATGCGTATTTGACGGACTTGATTCCAACGGTGCTTAAGGCTGGGGAAAAGTACGGGGAAACTACGGTTGGCGGCGGCCAAAAGATTCAGGTGGAGTTTGTTTCGGCGAATCCAACGGGAGATTTGCACCTTGGACATGCTCGCGGTGCGGCTGTTGGGGACTCGCTGTGCAATGTGTTAGCGAAGGCGGGCTATGCTGTGTCACGTGAATACTATATTAATGATGCTGGGAACCAGATTAATAATCTAGCGAAGTCTGTTGAGGTTCGTTATTTCCAAGCGCTTGGCATTGATAAGGAAATGCCGGAGGACGGTTATCATGGGGCGGATATCGTAGGCATCGGGCAGGCGCTGGCTGATGAATTTGGCGATAAGTATGTGAATGTAGCCGAGGAGGAGCGTTTTGAGTTTTTCCGTGAGTACGGCTTGAAGGTTGAAATGGCGAAGTTGAAGAAGGACCTTGAGGATTTCCGCGTGGGCTTTGATGTGTGGTATTCTGAGACGTCTCTTTATAAGAATGGAAAAATTGATGAAGCATTGGACGCGCTTCGTGCAACTGGTTATATCTATGAAGAAGATGGCGCGACTTGGCTTCGTTCAATGGATTTCGGCGATGATAAGAACCGGGTGTTAATTAAACAGGATGGGTCTTATACGTATTTGACACCGGATATCGCTTACCATAAGGACAAGCTGGACCGCGGCTTTGAAAAGTTGATTAACATTTGGGGTGCGGACCACCACGGGTATATTCCTCGGATGAAGGCGGCGCTTCAGGCATTGGGTTATGATCGTGATACGCTTGAAGTGGAAATCATTCAGCTCGTTCATTTGTATAAGAACGGGGAAAAGATGAAGATGAGTAAGCGTACCGGTAAGGCGGTTACGATGCGTGATTTGGTGGATGAGGTCGGCCTCGATGCGACTCGTTATTTCTTTGCGATGCGCAGCTCGGATACGCATATGGATTTCGATTTGGACTTAGCGGTGTCTGAGTCAAATGAAAATCCTGTTTATTATGCACAGTATGCGCATGCTCGTATTTCTAGTATCCTGCGTTCAGGGGAAGAGCAGGGTGTGAAGGTGGATGAGTCGGCTGATTTTTCGTTAGTGTCGGCTGAAAAGGAAATGGATTTGTTGAAGAAGGTTGGTGAGTTCCCAGCGGCTGTTGGGGAGGCTGCGGTGAAGCGTATGCCGCACCGTATTACTAACTATATCTTTGATTTAGCGTCGACGTTCCACAGCTTCTATAATGCGGAAAAGGTGCTGGATATGGACAATGTTGAGCGTACGAAGGCGCGCCTTGCGTTGGTAAGATCGGTGCAGATTACGTTGAAGAATGCTTTAGCATTGATTGGTGTTTCGGCTCCGGAGAAAATGTAG
- a CDS encoding PBP1A family penicillin-binding protein: MEIMTDQGFRKTIKYLRAFIIISLIGMICMLIIFGSILAYAKILGAPPLAVPQSTLFFADDGTLIGESNSGQKRYWVRLKDISPDLVNATVSIEDKNFYEHHGFDFKRIAGAVIADVQAFAKVQGASTITQQYARNLFLEHDKTWKRKLHEAFYTIRLEMNYSKKDILEGYLNTIYYGNGAYGVEAASQYYYGKKAADLTLAEASMLAGIPKGPGLYSPLASMERAKNRQHIILQSMVKNKYISKNTAKTAAAQPLTLVGVHTTQKVKVAPYFQDAVKNALKNQLHLDDRTIALGGLKVYTTLNLHQQEAAERQVSQYVASTSEIQVGLVAMDPKNGYVRAMIGGRDYEKSPFNRAVQAVRQPGSTIKPLLYYAALEQGFTPSSTMRSEFTTFHFDDGQADYTPHNFNNKYADGEITLAQALAVSDNIFAVKTHLFLGEDTLIKAAKRFGLSTKMAEVPSLALGTSGVRVIEMANAYSLFANGGKRVNPTFITRVEDYNGNVIFEKENQTEKVLDPAKAYVMTQMLTGIFDSKLNGYAKVTGSTVIKNITRPYAGKSGSTETDSWMIGFSPQLVTAVWAGYDIGKPLELVAEKTYAKKIWANFMEEALDGKPVKAFKPPKEGVVGVYVNPENGKLATKDCPVRRFTYFVAGTEPTDYCTEHIKNPDSPKKKDNKKVPWYKKIMPWN, translated from the coding sequence ATGGAAATCATGACTGATCAAGGGTTTCGAAAGACCATAAAATATTTGCGTGCCTTTATTATCATCAGTTTGATAGGCATGATTTGCATGCTTATTATCTTTGGTAGCATTCTGGCCTACGCAAAGATATTAGGCGCACCTCCGCTCGCGGTTCCGCAATCTACCTTATTTTTCGCGGATGATGGAACCTTGATTGGCGAAAGCAATAGTGGTCAAAAACGGTACTGGGTGCGGTTGAAGGATATTTCACCTGACTTAGTAAATGCGACCGTTTCAATTGAAGATAAAAATTTTTACGAGCATCATGGCTTTGATTTTAAACGAATAGCCGGTGCGGTGATTGCTGACGTTCAAGCCTTTGCAAAAGTGCAGGGAGCAAGCACGATCACCCAGCAATATGCAAGGAACCTATTCCTCGAACACGACAAGACATGGAAACGAAAGCTGCATGAGGCCTTCTATACCATTCGCCTCGAGATGAATTATTCGAAAAAGGATATTCTTGAAGGCTATCTAAATACCATCTACTATGGCAACGGTGCTTATGGTGTAGAAGCTGCAAGCCAATATTATTATGGAAAAAAGGCAGCGGACTTAACTTTGGCGGAAGCAAGTATGCTAGCAGGCATTCCAAAGGGTCCGGGTCTCTATTCTCCGCTCGCGTCAATGGAGCGAGCAAAAAACCGGCAGCATATTATTTTACAAAGCATGGTTAAAAACAAGTACATTTCGAAGAATACTGCAAAAACAGCAGCAGCACAGCCGCTCACTTTAGTTGGCGTTCATACGACTCAAAAGGTGAAGGTTGCTCCTTATTTTCAGGATGCGGTCAAAAATGCATTGAAAAATCAATTACATTTAGATGACCGCACGATTGCTCTCGGCGGTTTAAAGGTATATACGACCCTTAACCTACACCAGCAGGAAGCAGCAGAACGCCAAGTCAGCCAATATGTGGCTAGCACCTCTGAAATACAGGTCGGTTTAGTCGCAATGGACCCGAAAAACGGATATGTGAGGGCCATGATTGGGGGCCGGGACTATGAGAAAAGTCCTTTTAACAGGGCAGTTCAAGCGGTTCGTCAGCCAGGATCAACCATCAAGCCTCTGTTGTATTATGCGGCCCTTGAGCAGGGATTTACTCCTTCCTCGACCATGAGAAGTGAGTTTACAACCTTCCATTTTGATGACGGACAGGCAGATTATACCCCGCATAACTTTAACAATAAGTATGCAGATGGAGAAATCACACTCGCTCAAGCGCTCGCCGTATCTGATAATATTTTTGCTGTAAAAACTCATCTATTTTTAGGAGAAGATACATTAATTAAGGCCGCCAAGCGTTTCGGCTTGTCTACAAAAATGGCAGAGGTCCCGTCGCTTGCGCTAGGAACCTCAGGTGTTCGGGTAATCGAGATGGCTAATGCCTACAGCCTGTTTGCCAACGGTGGAAAACGTGTAAACCCAACCTTTATTACAAGAGTAGAAGACTATAATGGCAATGTCATATTTGAAAAGGAAAATCAGACTGAAAAAGTATTAGACCCAGCCAAAGCATATGTCATGACGCAAATGCTTACGGGGATTTTTGATTCAAAACTAAATGGCTATGCCAAGGTCACTGGAAGTACAGTAATTAAAAACATTACCCGTCCCTATGCAGGAAAATCCGGTTCTACCGAAACAGATAGCTGGATGATTGGCTTTTCACCGCAGCTCGTGACGGCTGTGTGGGCAGGGTATGATATTGGGAAGCCGCTTGAGCTTGTAGCAGAGAAGACGTACGCCAAGAAAATATGGGCGAACTTTATGGAGGAAGCTTTAGATGGAAAGCCGGTCAAAGCGTTTAAACCGCCAAAAGAAGGAGTTGTCGGTGTATACGTGAATCCGGAAAACGGCAAGCTGGCAACAAAGGATTGTCCAGTCCGCCGTTTCACTTATTTTGTTGCCGGTACGGAGCCAACTGACTATTGCACCGAACATATTAAAAATCCTGATTCCCCGAAAAAGAAGGACAATAAGAAGGTCCCTTGGTATAAAAAGATTATGCCTTGGAATTAG